The following are encoded in a window of Lampris incognitus isolate fLamInc1 chromosome 15, fLamInc1.hap2, whole genome shotgun sequence genomic DNA:
- the gpatch2 gene encoding G patch domain-containing protein 2 isoform X1, whose protein sequence is MFRAANLKTIGKAGTGWHFRRTMDELVHDLVSALEESSEQAARGGFGDGGDHALAVGCLLKRQARKRRGRKRRSDNPHPPWETGHLSEASESSVEEHKDYRASAGGVSAANSHTRDNSDSDEQLGPKRRTPLTADMGRGKRPLWQDDLGVLGSAEGTRSLRRRRKVKRMAVDTPLEPVNPSSTMLGPPPVPKAHSGYRLSGVGTAEGRGARELCGVGPLGPGGKSRVKKRKLAANKLGAEAADEGVVVESEDPISAQLGGSKDKMELEEQKGSDEDMSDRCETSSVSNSSDGGLYTNDEGRQGDDEQSDWFYEGEPGSGPAPGGACGVAGVVPWWERETGSEELDLVDPVFNSILTGSFPLMSPRAQRGFQARLSRIHGNRPSSEGVLQGSSAQGFNDRLARQAQDSEPWFSPGSRREHGQLHRDSRTDRGHRRSCSVKTASRQTSGHLGSLCTGDVKRRRKAAPLGSTAPTGVVGENASPLPETNMGNRMLQSMGWSPGMGLGPEGRGITEPIRATQRPKGAGLGFN, encoded by the exons ATGTTCCGTGCAGCAAATCTAAAAACCATCGGTAAAGCGGGAACCGGCTG GCACTTTCGCCGGACAATGGACGAGCTGGTCCATGACCTGGTGTCAGCGCTGGAGGAGAGCTCTGAGCAGGCGGCACGTGGTGGCTTTGGGGATGGAGGGGACCATGCACTGGCCGTGGGTTGTCTACTTAAGAGGCAGGCTCGCAAGCGGCGTGGCAGAAAGCGACGCTCTGACAACCCCCACCCACCCTGGGAGACGGGGCACCTCAGTGAGGCCTCAGAGTCCAGTGTGGAGGAACACAAG GACTACCGTGCCAGCGCAGGAGGGGTCTCTGCTGCTAACAGCCACACTCGTGATAACAGTGATTCTGATGAACAGCTAGGCCCTAAACGCCGCACTCCCCTCACAGCTGACATGGGCAGAGGCAAGCGGCCACTCTGGCAGGATGATCTTGGGGTGCTGGGATCTGCAGAGGGCACTCGCAGCTTAAGGCGACGACGCAAGGTCAAACGTATGGCTGTCGACACCCCCCTGGAGCCGGTCAACCCTTCCTCCACCATGCTGGGTCCCCCACCGGTTCCCAAAGCCCATTCAGGGTACAGACTGTCTGGGGTTGGTACAGCTGAAGGCAGGGGTGCCAGGGAGCTTTGCGGAGTTGGACCGTTAGGGCCAGGAGGAAAGAGCAGGGTAAAGAAGAGGAAACTGGCTGCCAACAAACTGGGTGCAGAGGCTGCAGATGAAGGGGTTGTGGTGGAGAGTGAAGACCCCATCTCTGCTCAATTGGGAGGGTCAAAGGACAAGATGGAGTTGGAGGAGCAGAAGGgctcagatgaggatatgagtgaCAGGTG tGAGACCAGCAGTGTGAGTAATAGCAGTGATGGAGGCCTCTACACCAATGATGAGGGCAGACAAG GTGATGATGAGCAGAGTGACTGGTTCTATGAGGGTGAACCAGGCTCTGGTCCAGCGCCCGGGGGTGCATGTGGAGTAGCTGGGGTGGTTCCCTGGTGGGAGAGGGAGACAGGCTCTGAGGAGCTGGACCTAGTGGATCCTGTCTTCAACAGTATCCTGACTGGATCTTTCCCCCTCATGAGCCCCAGGGCACAGAGAG GGTTCCAGGCCAGGCTCAGTCGCATCCACGGAAACCGGCCGTCCTCTGAGGGGGTACTGCAGGGGAGCTCTGCCCAGGGTTTCAATGACAGACTGGCAAGACAAGCCCAGGACTCCGA ACCGTGGTTTAGCCCAGGCTCTAGGAGAGAGCACGGGCAG TTGCATCGGGACTCAAGGACAGACAGAGGACACAGGAGAAGTTGCTCAGTAAAGACAGCCAGCAG ACAGACCAGTGGTCATCTAGGCTCTCTATGTACGGGAGATGTCAAGCGGAGGCGCAAAGCAGCCCCCCTCGGCTCCACCGCCCCCACAG GGGTGGTGGGCGAGAATGCATCTCCCCTTCCTGAAACAAATATGGGGAACCGCATGCTGCAGAGCATGGGCTGGAGCCCCGGTATGGGCCTTGGCCCAGAGGGCAGGGGCATTACTGAGCCCATCCGGGCCACACAGAGACCCAAGGGTGCAGGTCTAGGCTTCAATTGA
- the gpatch2 gene encoding G patch domain-containing protein 2 isoform X2: MFRAANLKTIGKAGTGWHFRRTMDELVHDLVSALEESSEQAARGGFGDGGDHALAVGCLLKRQARKRRGRKRRSDNPHPPWETGHLSEASESSVEEHKDYRASAGGVSAANSHTRDNSDSDEQLGPKRRTPLTADMGRGKRPLWQDDLGVLGSAEGTRSLRRRRKVKRMAVDTPLEPVNPSSTMLGPPPVPKAHSGYRLSGVGTAEGRGARELCGVGPLGPGGKSRVKKRKLAANKLGAEAADEGVVVESEDPISAQLGGSKDKMELEEQKGSDEDMSDSETSSVSNSSDGGLYTNDEGRQGDDEQSDWFYEGEPGSGPAPGGACGVAGVVPWWERETGSEELDLVDPVFNSILTGSFPLMSPRAQRGFQARLSRIHGNRPSSEGVLQGSSAQGFNDRLARQAQDSEPWFSPGSRREHGQLHRDSRTDRGHRRSCSVKTASRQTSGHLGSLCTGDVKRRRKAAPLGSTAPTGVVGENASPLPETNMGNRMLQSMGWSPGMGLGPEGRGITEPIRATQRPKGAGLGFN, encoded by the exons ATGTTCCGTGCAGCAAATCTAAAAACCATCGGTAAAGCGGGAACCGGCTG GCACTTTCGCCGGACAATGGACGAGCTGGTCCATGACCTGGTGTCAGCGCTGGAGGAGAGCTCTGAGCAGGCGGCACGTGGTGGCTTTGGGGATGGAGGGGACCATGCACTGGCCGTGGGTTGTCTACTTAAGAGGCAGGCTCGCAAGCGGCGTGGCAGAAAGCGACGCTCTGACAACCCCCACCCACCCTGGGAGACGGGGCACCTCAGTGAGGCCTCAGAGTCCAGTGTGGAGGAACACAAG GACTACCGTGCCAGCGCAGGAGGGGTCTCTGCTGCTAACAGCCACACTCGTGATAACAGTGATTCTGATGAACAGCTAGGCCCTAAACGCCGCACTCCCCTCACAGCTGACATGGGCAGAGGCAAGCGGCCACTCTGGCAGGATGATCTTGGGGTGCTGGGATCTGCAGAGGGCACTCGCAGCTTAAGGCGACGACGCAAGGTCAAACGTATGGCTGTCGACACCCCCCTGGAGCCGGTCAACCCTTCCTCCACCATGCTGGGTCCCCCACCGGTTCCCAAAGCCCATTCAGGGTACAGACTGTCTGGGGTTGGTACAGCTGAAGGCAGGGGTGCCAGGGAGCTTTGCGGAGTTGGACCGTTAGGGCCAGGAGGAAAGAGCAGGGTAAAGAAGAGGAAACTGGCTGCCAACAAACTGGGTGCAGAGGCTGCAGATGAAGGGGTTGTGGTGGAGAGTGAAGACCCCATCTCTGCTCAATTGGGAGGGTCAAAGGACAAGATGGAGTTGGAGGAGCAGAAGGgctcagatgaggatatgagtgaCAG tGAGACCAGCAGTGTGAGTAATAGCAGTGATGGAGGCCTCTACACCAATGATGAGGGCAGACAAG GTGATGATGAGCAGAGTGACTGGTTCTATGAGGGTGAACCAGGCTCTGGTCCAGCGCCCGGGGGTGCATGTGGAGTAGCTGGGGTGGTTCCCTGGTGGGAGAGGGAGACAGGCTCTGAGGAGCTGGACCTAGTGGATCCTGTCTTCAACAGTATCCTGACTGGATCTTTCCCCCTCATGAGCCCCAGGGCACAGAGAG GGTTCCAGGCCAGGCTCAGTCGCATCCACGGAAACCGGCCGTCCTCTGAGGGGGTACTGCAGGGGAGCTCTGCCCAGGGTTTCAATGACAGACTGGCAAGACAAGCCCAGGACTCCGA ACCGTGGTTTAGCCCAGGCTCTAGGAGAGAGCACGGGCAG TTGCATCGGGACTCAAGGACAGACAGAGGACACAGGAGAAGTTGCTCAGTAAAGACAGCCAGCAG ACAGACCAGTGGTCATCTAGGCTCTCTATGTACGGGAGATGTCAAGCGGAGGCGCAAAGCAGCCCCCCTCGGCTCCACCGCCCCCACAG GGGTGGTGGGCGAGAATGCATCTCCCCTTCCTGAAACAAATATGGGGAACCGCATGCTGCAGAGCATGGGCTGGAGCCCCGGTATGGGCCTTGGCCCAGAGGGCAGGGGCATTACTGAGCCCATCCGGGCCACACAGAGACCCAAGGGTGCAGGTCTAGGCTTCAATTGA